GGAACCGGGTCAAGGACGTTGACCTCAACTTCTCGCTGAGCTTCCCCGACACCGACGAGGGACGCACCGCGCAGAGCCTGGTGGCCCGGCTGGTGAAGCTGAGCCACGACAAGGACTGCACCGTGGGACGCACCGTGATGCTGCCCACCGAACTGCACAGTGCTGTTGATGGTGAGGTTGTCGCCTGAGGCGACCAACCAAGACAACCAGATGGTGAGGGCCCGATCGGAGAAATCCGGTCGGGCCCTCACTGTGTTGAAGTGCCCGCCTTGAAGTCACTGCCTTGAGGTCACTGTGTGGAAGTCACCATGTTGAAGTCACTGCGTAGAAGTGACTGTGTTGAAGTCTCCTGGCACCCGTCGCACGTCGAGCGCCCCCGCGCCGCCCCGATCGTTCGAATCAGGCTTTGCGGAGCCCGGATTCCGGCCGGATCACACGGGTGCTATTCCGCTCAGAATCCGTTGGGCACAAGATGGGGTTTCGTCCTCCCCAGCGCCCTTATGGGGTGCGCCAGTGGGGAGTAAGGATCACTTTCCAACTATTTTGTGTGTCCATGTGGAGGAATCAAGAAATCCCAGGGATCTGCCTGATTTGAGGGGCGTGGGGCGGCCCCAGAACCGGCCGAAACGCCCTTCAACATCTCGACGATCCGCTGCAGGTCATCCTCGCCGGCGAAGTCGATGGTGATGCGACCCTTCTTGCGTCCCATGTTCACCTTCACCCGGGTGTCGAACCGGTCGGACAGGGACGTGGCGAGTTGCTCGGCGCGTGGGTCGTGTTCCTTCGGACGCGCGATCCGCTGCCTGGGCTTCTCGTCCCCACCCAGGGCAACGATCTCCTCGGTGGCCCGCACGGAGAGGCCCTCGGCCACGATGCGCTGCGCCAGGCGCTCCTGGGCCAGCGGATCATCCAGGGCGAGCAATGCCCGGGCGTGGCCCGCAGACAACACCGCGGCGGCAACACGGCGTTGAACGGTGACCGGCAACTTGAGCAACCGGATGGTATTGGAGATGTGCGGACGCGACCGCTTGAGGCGTCGCGCAAGCTCGTCCTGGGTGATGCCGAAGTCACCCATCAACTGCTCGTAGGCGGCCGCCTCCTCCAGGGGATTCAGCTGGACGCGGTGCAAGTTCTCGAGCAACGCATCGGTGAGCATCGATTCGTCATCGGTGGCGCGGACGATCGCCGGAATCTGCGCGATGCCGGCCTCCTGGTGGGCCCGCAATCGCCGCTCGCCCATGATGAGTTCATAGTGCGTGGCGTCCAGCTTGCGCACGACGATGGGTTGCAGCAGGCCGACTTCCTTGATCGACTCCGTGAGCTCCTGCAGGTCGTCCTCATCGAACACCTGACGCGGCTGCTTAGGATTCGGGGTGATCTGCGCCACCGGCAGTTCCGCGTAATAGGAACCGTCAGCCATCTGATCAGATGCGGACTCGCGAGGTTCCTCTGCGGCCTGGATGTCGGTGCGCTGAAACAGTTCACCCAGTCCGCGGCCAAGACCACCAGGACGTGCGCTCATTCCTGCTCCTTCATTGCTCGTTGCGACAATTCCTGGGCCACCTTGCGGTAGGCGTTGGAGCCCACCGAGTTGGGGTCGTAGTTCAACACGCTCTGCCCGTAGCTGGGTGCCTCGCTGATCCGCACCGAGCGGGGGATCATCGTGTGCAGCGTCTCCTTCGGGAAATGTGCCATCACTTCCTCCGCCACCTGCGCCGAGAGGCGCGTCCTGGCGTCATACATGGTCACCAACACCGCCCACAGCTCCAGGTCGCTGTTCAACTGGCGCTTCACCAGCGAAATCGTGCGCATCAACTGCTGCACGCCTTCCAACGCGTAGTACTCCGACTGAATCGGAATGAGGATGTCACTTGCCGCGACGAGTGCATTCACGGTCAGCAGTCCCAGCGACGGCGGGCAGTCGAAGATGACGAAGTCGACGTCGTGGTCGGCCTCGTAGTCCCTGATCGCACGCGAAAGGCGCTGCTCGCGAGCCACCTTCGAGACGAGCTCCAGCTCCGCGCCTGCCAGGTCAATCGTTGCCGGAACAACCTTGAGGCCCTTCGCCTCGGGAGAGTCGACCACCAGGTCCGCGACGGGAACCTCGTCGAGCAACAGCTCGTAGCTTCCCCTGACGCCCTCCTGGTGGGGAATGCCGAGCGCAGTGGACGCATTTCCCTGCGGGTCGACATCCACGACGAGCACATTGAGCCCGCCCTGGGCGAGTGCAACCGCCAGGTTCACCGACGTCGTGGTCTTTCCGACCCCGCCCTTCTGATTGGCAATAACAATGCGCCGCGGTGCATCGAGGTGCGGCAGTGGAACGGTCTTCACTCGTGTTTCACGTGAAACATTCATCGTCTCCAACGAGAGCGGCTCCTCATAGAGCGCCCGCTCCGGACGGTGCCTGGGTTCTTCGGGGGGACGCGGCGCAGGATGCCGGGCGGCCGGATTGCGTAGCGGTCGCGGAGCGGCGGGGTCATTGCTACCAGTCAAGGCCTCACCCTCCTCGGACGTTTCACGTGAAACATCCACCGCTGGATCCACGTCGTTGGTGAGTCCAACCGCGGAATCGTTCTGCTCGACCCGGCCGCTCGCAGCTCGCGAGCCATCAGGCCGCGGGGAACTTCCAGCGCTCGAGTCCGAGTCATCGGCCATCGATGTTTCACGTGAAACATCGTGCGTCTCCTCGTCGGACGCCATTCCACTCCCCACTGCATCTCGCGAGCCCCTTGGCTCGATGTCTGAGTGATGGGCGCCCGCACTGCTCTGGCCATCACCCACGGCGCTCAATGTTTCACGTGAAACAAGTGGGACGTCATTCCCTGGCACCACACCGATAGGCGCCGCCGGCTGGATCGACGGGGAGGAGTCCGCCGGCGTCTGGCCACTGTCTTTCCCGCTCATGCCAGCCTGCTCATCCGCGGATGTTTCACGTGAAACATTTGGCTCTCCCATGGAGCCGGGCCGGTGTGAGTCAGGGTCGCCATCACCGGCGTCGTCTTCGCCCGAAGCATCGTCATGGTCGTCACCGACGGGGCGCGTCGCACCCACTTCGAGGGTCTCGATGTCACGCCCATCAATGGTGTGGCGGGGCACCTCGCGGTGCTCCTCCGCAGTGATCTCCAGTTCCGAGGGGTATCCCAGCGGACGCGTCGTCTTCCTGTGATCCTTCACCGGATAGCCCAGTGGTTCGCTCATCGCGATCATCTCCATCCATACTGACGACTCCGACAGCTCACTCTACTGGCCCGCGGCGACTGAACCGCTGCACAACAGATCCACACGACAACGGACCCGTCTCACAACAATCGGTCCGCTAGGAAATCTTTCCCTGAGAAGCCCTCTGCGCCACCGGTGAAGGACGAAATCGGCTCGCGCGCACGACTTCGGAAAGGCCGGGGGAGGTACCCCACAAAGGGCACCGCCTGCGAAATGCTCTGGGGTGGCAGGCGTGGCCTCAGCGATCACTGCGCTCCCACGCTGGCCCAGCCCTCCACGCGCGAGCGAGCGCTTCCCCCGGACACTCTGGGGGACAGCGCCATCGCCGGTGCCAACTCTCGCTGGGGATCCACGGCGAAGCGGACCCAATGGAGATCGACCTTCTGCTCGTGGAGTCCTGGCGCCATACCGACCCGCCAGTAAAGGTGCCAGACCCCCAGCCAGCGCCACCCGCAGTGCGAGCGGGTCGAAGCGTGGATGCTCCCCGAGGAGACACCCCAACACGCCTCCGAAACCCCGAGGGCACCTGCTCTGCTGACCGAATGAACCGTCCTGGCCGTGGAGGCTCCGAGGCGCGCTCTCGCGAACCGTCCCCGGACCCGGCTGCTCCCTTGCAGCCGCTCAAGTGAGCGGCCCCGACCCCCCAGCAGCTCCCCAGAGGACCACTCACGTGAGCATCGCCCCACCCCCGCATGCTCTCGCTTCGCTGCACGAGTGCAGCGAAGCGAGCCCCGGCAGTACCGCTGTGAACCACTCGCTCGAACTGCCCGGCCCCAGGTGGTCCCTTGACGTCCCCCGCCAATCGCCCGGGCGGCTCCAACTCCGCTGACCGTGCGAACAGACCCCACCGCACGTCTTCGGCGCACTCATCGGAGCGTCTAGGTCGGGACTACTGAACCCTCGGGGCGCCCGCGCCACGCCGCACGATCATAGGAAGGATCCCGCCGCGGCACACAGGTGGACCATGCGTCCACCCCCGGGTACGGCAGCCTCAGCCGGCCTGCACGCGCAGGATGTGCGCGACGTCCACCTCGGGGGTCGCCCGCACCTGCATCACCTGGGCGCTGAGCCCGTTGCGGGCAATGATGTCGGCGCTGTCGGCGAGTTCCTCGTCAATCGACTCACCCTTGAGTGCCAGCAGCTCGCCATCGGGCAGGAACAACGGCATCGTCCAGCCCAACAGCTTCGGCAAGCGGGCAACGGCCCGGCAGGTGACCACGTCGAAGTGCTGCTTGAGGTCCTCAGCGCGTCCACGCTCCACGAGCACCTGGCCATCGAGGCCCAGCTCGTCAACGGCCTCCTTGAGGAAGTTGAACCGCCGCAGCAAGGGCTCCAGCAGCGTCACATTCAGGTCGGGACGTGCGATGGCGATCACCAGGCCGGGCAGGCCGGCACCACTACCCACGTCGAGCACGTCAACGCCCTCGCCGATCACCTCGAGCAGCGCGGCGCAGTTCATGATGTGCCGCGACCAGATGCGCTCGGGCTCCCGGGGCCCCAACAGCCCCCATTCAACGCCTTGTCCAACCAATATGTCGACATATCCACTCATCGACTCGAACTGGTCACCGAACAACGCCCGGGCACCCTGCGCAGCCTGCTGTTCGCGGCCCGCGTCGTCGTCACGCGCCTGCGCCACGCGGCGTTCCCGGGAAGCGTGCACTTCGTGCGGCGCATCGTCCGAGGGCCCGCCCGTGCGCTCCACGCGACCATCATCGCGTCGAGCAGCACCGTGCCGGGCGTCATCCATCGGGTCGTCCATCGGCGTGTCGCTCACCGTCGGCTCACTTGGCGGGCTGCACGATCACGCGACGTCGGGGCTCCTCGCCCTCCGACTCGCTGAACAGCCCTGCCGCCTTCACGGCGTCGTGCACGATCTTGCGCTCGAAGGGGTTCATCGGGGCAAGCCGCACGGGCTCGCCGGTCTCGTTCACGTCGTTGATCGCGTCCTGGGCCAGCAGCTGCAGCTCCTTGCGGCGCTTCTCGCGGTGACCGGCCACATCGAGCATGAGGCGGCTGCGGTGTCCGGTGGTGGTGAGCACGGCCAGCCGGCTCAGTTCCTGCAGGGCCTCGAGCACCTCGCCGTCGCGGCCGACCAGCACCTCGGAGTCGGTGACCACCGAGACATGGGCGCGGTCGCCCTCGCTGTAGGTGTCGATATCGCCGTCCAGGTCGGCGATGTCGAGCAGTTCCTCGAGGTAGTCGGCGGCGGCGTCGGCCTCCTCGATCAGGGAATCCTCGGCGCTAGACGACGAACGCTCGCGTGCCACGGGGCCGGCGGGCTTCTCCTCGCCCTCGGTGTCGTCCTCGTCCTCGTCGTCGCTGTCATCCTCGGCATCGTCATCGGCGTCTTCGTCGGCCGACACCGGACCACCCTCGGAGATCTCGTCCTCGACGGCCTCCTCGTCCTCGTCCTCGAGCGCGGTGACCTTGCGCGCCACCGGCGAGTCATCGGGCTGCACCGGTCCACCCTCGGCCACCTCATCGGCGGCGGCAGCCTGATCGGCCGCAACCTCGGAGTCGACCTGCTGGGCCACCGGCGACTCGTCGGGCTGAACGGGGCCGCCCTCGGACTCCTCGTCGGCAACCGCGTCCTCGATGGCCTCCTCGCTGGCGTCCACCTGCTCGTCGGGCGCAAGGGAGTAGTCCTCGGTCGCCGTCTGATCGGCAGCCGCCTCCTGCTCCGTGGCCGTCAGCTCGTCGTCGCGCTTGATGCCCTGCTCTTCACTCATGAAAGTCTCCTAGTCGAAACATCTGAAAGCTCAATGGGGAGCGCCAGGGCGCTATTTCTTCTTGCGGGTGGCCCGCGTCTGACGGCTGGGCTGGCGACGCACCACGGTCTGCCGGTCGCTGTCGTCGCGACGCACGGTGGTGCGCTGGGTCGACTGGCGGCTCACCACGGTGCGACCATTCTCATCGGTCTTCGCCTGGGCGGTCTTGTTGCTGGCGCGCGGGTGCTTGCGTCCACGGTTCTGACGGGCACGCTCGATCTCGCGCGGGTCCTTGCCCTGCTCCTTCATCCGCTCTTCCCACTCGATGTAGGCAGGGGTGCCCGGCGTCGGGTAGTTGCGGATGATCACATACTGCTGGGCCATCGTCCAGATGTTGGTGGCAAGCCAGTAGAGCAGCACGCCGATGGGCATTGCCATGCCGCCGAACAGGTACATCAGCGGGAACATATACAGCATCATCTTCTGCTGCTGGGCCATCGGGCCGGTCTGCGCGGCCGGGGGCATATTGCGCTTGAGCATGTGCAGCTGCTGCACGAACATGAGGCCGGTCATCAGGATCGCCAGTGCGAGGGCGAAGCCCTGGGTGGCGCCGAAACCACCGGTCAGGGGCCAGAAGGTGCCCGACAGCTTGGCGCCGAACAGGTCGGCGTGGCTCAGTGAGGCGGTGATCTCGGGGCTGCGCTGCAGCCAGTAGCCGTGCACATTGCGGTCGGACGCCGCGGAGCTGAGCACCCGGAACAGTGCCCAGAAGATCGGCAGCTGGATCAGCAACGGAAGGCACGACGAGGCGGGGTTGACGCCCTCCTCGTTGTAGAGCTTCATCGTCTCCTGGCCCAGCCGCTCACGGTCGGAGCCGTACTTCTTCTGCAGCTCCTCGACCTTCGGCTGGATGGACTGCATGGCGCGCGAGGAGTTCAGCTGCTTGGCATACAGCGGCATCATGAGCAGCCGGATGAAACAGGTGAGCAACACGATGGCCAGGGTCCAGGTGAGGCCGGAGTCCGGGTTCATGAAGAACGAGAACAGCTTGTGGAAGAGCACGATGAGTCCGCTGACCGCCCAATAGAGCGGCTGCATGATGGCAGACCCGATCTTCCCCAGGGAGTCGCCAATACCCATCAACGTCAACAAACCGGCGTTCAAGTGATTCACCTCACAAAGCGGCGTTCCCGGTGACGGCGCTGGTGCCGGCCGCGGAACGCTGAGGGCGGCTGCCCTCGTGGTCATGGTTCTTCAGGTTGTGGTCGTGGCCGCCGACCTGCTCACCCGCGGCAATGCGGGCCTCCAGTGGCGAACCGGGAACGGGATCGACCCCGCCCATCGACCAGGGGTGGCATCGGGCCAGGCGGCGCATGATCAGCCAACTGCCCCTCACGGCCCCGTGCAGCTGCAGTGCCTCGAGACCGTAGGCGGAGCAGCTGGGGTAGTACTTGCAGACGTCGCCGTACAGCGGCGAGATGAACTTGCGCCAGGCCTTCACGAATCCGATCAGCAGGAACTTCATCGCGCACCGCCCGAGGGGGAGGTGCCGGCTGCCGACGGCGCGGGCGTGAGCCGGGCCAACGCGCGATCCCAGGCGGAATCGAAGTCGCCGGCCAGGCGCTTCGGTTCGGTGGCCGCGGCGGGCAGCGCCCGCACGACCACCCGCAGCGCCCCGGGCAGGGGGACGTCCGCGGTGGAGGCCACCACGCGGGCGCGTGCCATGTGGCGCAGCCGACGCTTCACCCGGTTGCGGGTGACGGCGTTGCCGACCTTCTTGGACACGACAAAGCCGACCTTGGTCGATGTGGGCCCCGGGGTGTTGCCCCGCGGGGCGTGCTCGGCAAGGTCGGCGTGCACGACAAGGGTTGGCCGGCCGACCCGCACACCATGACGCACGATGCTGCGGAACTCAGCTGAGTTACGCAGGCGTGCCGCGGTCGGCAGCACGACGCTCAGGCAGACAGCTCTGAGCGGCCCTTGCGACGGCGAGCGGCCAGAATGGCCCGCCCGGCGCGGCTGCTCATACGAGCGCGGAAGCCGTGGGTACGTGCCCTACGACGGTTACTGGGCTGGTAGGTGCGCTTGCTCACGAGAAGAGCTCCTGAATATCTGAGAGTGGCGGTTCGCATCGCCCCGAGAACCCACAATCGTGGACCAACCCGAAAATGGGACAGGCCGGCACGGTGCGAGGACGCGAAAGCGGCCGCTGACGTCAGCGACTCGGGCAAGTTTACGCTGAACAGCGCTCCGTTCCCAAAACGGCCCACTGTTTTGGCGCGGACCGCCCTGCGTTCTGGCGCGGACCGCCCGCTGGCGTGGGTGTGGACCGTCCCCGTCCCCGGGCGCAGACGGTCCGGTCCGCCGGGCCCCACCGCCGGGCGTCGCAACGGCCCGCAATGCCACGTCTGTGCAACAGGCTCGGGAGCTGACTAGACTCGCCAGAAGGGC
The window above is part of the Propionibacterium freudenreichii subsp. freudenreichii genome. Proteins encoded here:
- a CDS encoding ParB/RepB/Spo0J family partition protein; this encodes MSARPGGLGRGLGELFQRTDIQAAEEPRESASDQMADGSYYAELPVAQITPNPKQPRQVFDEDDLQELTESIKEVGLLQPIVVRKLDATHYELIMGERRLRAHQEAGIAQIPAIVRATDDESMLTDALLENLHRVQLNPLEEAAAYEQLMGDFGITQDELARRLKRSRPHISNTIRLLKLPVTVQRRVAAAVLSAGHARALLALDDPLAQERLAQRIVAEGLSVRATEEIVALGGDEKPRQRIARPKEHDPRAEQLATSLSDRFDTRVKVNMGRKKGRITIDFAGEDDLQRIVEMLKGVSAGSGAAPRPSNQADPWDFLIPPHGHTK
- a CDS encoding ParA family protein produces the protein MNVSRETRVKTVPLPHLDAPRRIVIANQKGGVGKTTTSVNLAVALAQGGLNVLVVDVDPQGNASTALGIPHQEGVRGSYELLLDEVPVADLVVDSPEAKGLKVVPATIDLAGAELELVSKVAREQRLSRAIRDYEADHDVDFVIFDCPPSLGLLTVNALVAASDILIPIQSEYYALEGVQQLMRTISLVKRQLNSDLELWAVLVTMYDARTRLSAQVAEEVMAHFPKETLHTMIPRSVRISEAPSYGQSVLNYDPNSVGSNAYRKVAQELSQRAMKEQE
- the rsmG gene encoding 16S rRNA (guanine(527)-N(7))-methyltransferase RsmG, with protein sequence MSGYVDILVGQGVEWGLLGPREPERIWSRHIMNCAALLEVIGEGVDVLDVGSGAGLPGLVIAIARPDLNVTLLEPLLRRFNFLKEAVDELGLDGQVLVERGRAEDLKQHFDVVTCRAVARLPKLLGWTMPLFLPDGELLALKGESIDEELADSADIIARNGLSAQVMQVRATPEVDVAHILRVQAG
- a CDS encoding Jag family protein is translated as MARERSSSSAEDSLIEEADAAADYLEELLDIADLDGDIDTYSEGDRAHVSVVTDSEVLVGRDGEVLEALQELSRLAVLTTTGHRSRLMLDVAGHREKRRKELQLLAQDAINDVNETGEPVRLAPMNPFERKIVHDAVKAAGLFSESEGEEPRRRVIVQPAK
- the yidC gene encoding membrane protein insertase YidC, with the translated sequence MGIGDSLGKIGSAIMQPLYWAVSGLIVLFHKLFSFFMNPDSGLTWTLAIVLLTCFIRLLMMPLYAKQLNSSRAMQSIQPKVEELQKKYGSDRERLGQETMKLYNEEGVNPASSCLPLLIQLPIFWALFRVLSSAASDRNVHGYWLQRSPEITASLSHADLFGAKLSGTFWPLTGGFGATQGFALALAILMTGLMFVQQLHMLKRNMPPAAQTGPMAQQQKMMLYMFPLMYLFGGMAMPIGVLLYWLATNIWTMAQQYVIIRNYPTPGTPAYIEWEERMKEQGKDPREIERARQNRGRKHPRASNKTAQAKTDENGRTVVSRQSTQRTTVRRDDSDRQTVVRRQPSRQTRATRKKK
- the rnpA gene encoding ribonuclease P protein component, which codes for MLPTAARLRNSAEFRSIVRHGVRVGRPTLVVHADLAEHAPRGNTPGPTSTKVGFVVSKKVGNAVTRNRVKRRLRHMARARVVASTADVPLPGALRVVVRALPAAATEPKRLAGDFDSAWDRALARLTPAPSAAGTSPSGGAR
- the rpmH gene encoding 50S ribosomal protein L34, which translates into the protein MSKRTYQPSNRRRARTHGFRARMSSRAGRAILAARRRKGRSELSA